In the Topomyia yanbarensis strain Yona2022 chromosome 3, ASM3024719v1, whole genome shotgun sequence genome, one interval contains:
- the LOC131688874 gene encoding ankyrin repeat and LEM domain-containing protein 1-like isoform X2 has protein sequence MSRAEYYLALCLLDTLEDHNLESLRILLEKHNANPNAIVLEKNVAPIHLVIGVENVRLAEHMTSLMLQYGADPNLRTSEEGITPLHVAASLGRVRLVELLLKAGGDMDLQDDESKTPVEYAVEEGHFDVIRVMQNYAFERKFEKKREQMLEQNSNTGSGYIKCLGGYLRVTTPTKNCLKAVQTLDENKLTPNRVHYNFDATSPYYINITHRRRSRSKKIKDNINKSIVAIEQAAIEVGDDHSAQESTDDEDVVVGRKNLFELTERNLTDFSRNMTGMGRRSSFIECWRDKIATLRDRNKLSTNLEHIERILSGFSDVSIEEEPAQDITVPNSVESDPSSTFRTAEEHVVYYEDSLKTNEFARALYSSPESGTAKALPPNASNHIVQITEEYVHTDDEAGLVFYEKKFLAGPISEEASASKQHRNPSLSSQSTAITLPPLDYDTDALRAELTNFGEPPGPITKHTKKLYLKKLVKYKRDPERAFAQVKNKHQPNYSVELLSTLRSVDVFQQISDHQSLETEMSNEFQTTSEKTWREGHLKKSFIYLLIDPRVSENLPAQQKMTSPHQLWKRFLQSIFYVGKGKSSRPYCHLYDAMKLYHQKSTEPVGLKPPIVDTQLEVEEEQIIFQSEDRIERFCQASKILNRKQMSDSAKLNRIIDIWRSQRGVICLHVFHSIMPAEAYTREAAIIDAIGVQNLTNLKRGDYYGKALSWPMKRRKQLGILLLHKAMLVFLAEGETQLLPSDLI, from the exons ATGTCTCGAGCGGAGTACTACCTTGCCCTCTGTCTGTTGGATACTCTGGAGGACCATAATTTGGAATCGCTTCGGATTTTGCTGGAGAAACATAACGCGAACCCGAACGCTATCGTATTGGAGAAAAATGTCGCTCCAATTCATCTTGTGATCGGTGTGGAAAATGTACGGTTGGCGGAGCATATGACCAGTTTGATGTTGCAGTACGGCGCAGATCCGAATCTGCGGACAAGTGAGGAAGGAATAACTCCACTGCACGTTGCTGCCAGTTTAGGCCGGGTTCGATTGGTGGAACTGTTGCTGAAAGCTGGCGGTGATATGGATTTGCAAGATGATGAATCAAAAACACCGGTTGAGTATGCCGTAGAGGAAGGCCATTTCGATGTGATTCGGGTGATGCAGAACTACGCATTCGAGCGGAAATTTGAAAAGAAGCGGGAACAGATGCTAGAGCAAAATTCGAACACGGGAAGTGGTTATATCAAGTGCTTAGGCGGTTATTTAAGAGTTACTACACCAACGAAAAATTGTCTTAAAGCAGTTCAAACATTGGACGAAAACAAGCTAACACCCAATCGGgttcattataattttgatgcCACTTCGCCATACTACATTAACATAACGCATCGAAGAAGAAGccgttctaaaaaaatcaaagataaCATTAACAAATCGATTGTAGCGATAGAACAAGCTGCAATTGAGGTCGGGGACGATCACAGCGCTCAGGAAAGCACAGATGACGAAGATGTTGTAGTTGGTCGAAAAAATCTGTTTGAGTTGACTGAACGGAACTTGACCGATTTCAGTCGAAATATGACTGGAATGGGTCGCAGATCTTCGTTCATAGAATGTTGGAGGGATAAAATAGCTACACTGCGAGACAGAAACAAGCTAAGTACAAATCTAGAGCATATAGAGAGAATTCTTTCAGGGTTTTCAGACGTTAGCATCGAAGAAGAACCAGCGCAAGATATAACCGTTCCCAACAGTGTAGAGAGCGATCCTAGTTCAACTTTCAGAACGGCCGAAGAACATGTAGTTTACTATGAGGATAGTCTAAAGACAAATGAATTCGCTCGGGCTTTATACAGCTCACCTGAATCGGGAACTGCCAAAGCTCTTCCGCCCAATGCATCGAATCATATCGTGCAAATAACTGAAGAGTACGTCCACACTGACGATGAAGCTGGTctagtattttacgaaaaaaagtttttggcaGGTCCGATATCGGAAGAAGCCAGCGCTTCAAAGCAACATCGAAATCCTTCGCTATCTAGTCAATCAACTGCCATCACATTGCCCCCTCTAGACTACGATACTGATGCACTCCGAGCAGAGCTCACGAATTTCGGTGAACCGCCAGGTCCCATAACTAAACACACAAAAAAGTTGTATTTAAAGAAACTGGTGAAATACAAGCGAGATCCAGAGCGAGCGTTTGCTCAGGTCAAGAACAAGCATCAGCCAA ACTATTCGGTGGAGCTTCTGTCCACTCTCCGTAGCGTAGATGTCTTCCAACAAATCTCCGACCATCAGTCGCTGGAAACGGAAATGTCCAACGAGTTTCAGACAACTAGCGAGAAAACATGGCGCGAGGGTCACCTAAAAAAGAGCTTCATCTATCTATTAATTGACCCGCGTGTTTCAGAGAATCTACCAGCTCAACAAAAAATGACATCACCCCATCAACTGTGGAAACGTTTTCTACAGTCCATATTTTACGTCGGCAAAGGCAAGTCCAGTCGACCCTATTGTCATTTGTACGATGCTATGAAGTTGTACCATCAAAAGTCCACTGAGCCTGTTGGATTGAAGCCACCCATCGTAGATACCCAATTGGAAGTGGAAGAAGAACAAATAATTTTCCAAAGCGAAGATCGTATCGAACGGTTTTGTCAGGCGTCTAAAATACTCAATCGCAAACAGATGTCAGACAGTGCCAAGCTAAACCGAATAATCGACATCTGGCGCTCGCAACGGGGTGTCATTTGTCTGCACGTGTTCCACAGCATAATGCCAGCGGAAGCGTATACCCGGGAAGCGGCCATAATCGATGCGATAGGGGTGCAGAATTTAACAAATCTCAAACGGGGCGACTACTACGGGAAGGCGCTGTCCTGGCCGATGAAGCGTCGTAAGCAACTTGGCATTTTGCTACTGCACAAAGCGATGCTGGTGTTTCTGGCCGAAGGCGAGACGCAGCTGCTGCCTAGTGATTTGATCTAA